Within Butyrivibrio fibrisolvens, the genomic segment TATGCAGAGTTTTGATAAGTATATTCCTGTCAAAAGATATCTTTGACATATACAGTTTATAAGACTTATCAAGGTGAGTCAGGATATACAGTATAAAGAGTCCGCTTATTGTCTGGCATATTATAGTAGCTACTGCAACTCCGGCAACTCCTAGGTTAAGGCCAAGAACAAGGATTATATCAAGTACTATATTACAAAATGTTGCAAGGATAAGTACGATCAAAGGTCTCTTGGAATCACCTACCGCGCGCAGTATCCCCGCGCCCATGTTGTACATAAGGTTAGGTATCATTCCTATAAAATAGATTCTTAGATATAATACTGACATCTCAACTGTATCCTGAGGCGTATTTAAAACTTTTATCCCCCAGGGAGCCAGGACTAAGCCTGCTATCATAAATATGGCACCGCCTGCAAGTGCCACAGCTACTGCATTATGCACAGCCTTGGTCACATCATCCTGTCTTCTTGCACCATAATACTGAGCTATTATTACAGTTGCACCTGATGCAAGGCCTGTAAAAAAGCCAACAAAAAGATTAACTATCATAGCTGCGGAGCCGCCTACGGCAGCAAGTGCTCCCGAACCCACAAATCTTCCTACTATGATAGCATCTACTGTGTTATATAACTGCTGAAAAAAAGTTCCAAACAAAAGAGGAAAGAAATACTTTAGCATCTCTTTCCAAATCACGCCTTCTGTTATCGCATTATCCGTTTTTTTTCTCATTACAAAGCCTCATTATTTCTGACTTTCATAACTTGATATGATTAACAATGATATTAATTCAATTATAATACTCTACTGGATTCAGTCAAAGTTATGAAAGTCAAGTACTTCCTTGTCCTTATATAAGGACATAGATATAGATTCTAAGACAATTTTCATTGCAAATCAACTAGTGTACTGTCTAATGAGATTATTCATAAGGATTTTGGGGCATTTTTTTACTTATTTCATTCTCTAGCCATGCATATTTTTACAATCGGCATAACATTC encodes:
- a CDS encoding MATE family efflux transporter; its protein translation is MRKKTDNAITEGVIWKEMLKYFFPLLFGTFFQQLYNTVDAIIVGRFVGSGALAAVGGSAAMIVNLFVGFFTGLASGATVIIAQYYGARRQDDVTKAVHNAVAVALAGGAIFMIAGLVLAPWGIKVLNTPQDTVEMSVLYLRIYFIGMIPNLMYNMGAGILRAVGDSKRPLIVLILATFCNIVLDIILVLGLNLGVAGVAVATIICQTISGLFILYILTHLDKSYKLYMSKISFDRNILIKTLHIGLPAGFQSTMYSLSNLVIQSAINSFGKNAVSAWAAYGKIDVLLWMITGSLGISVTTFVGQNYGAGKYDRVRQSVRQGFIITAIFTIMLSTFMYIFRMPLLSLFTTEEDVLAFGDVMMCAMVPYYILYISVEMCSGALRGMGEAIIPTILTLTGVCLLRVAWIMYALPLRNQITTVVYSYPITWTVTSVMFLIYYFFTSGKKLKRTPSL